One part of the Anaeromyxobacter sp. Fw109-5 genome encodes these proteins:
- a CDS encoding DUF2059 domain-containing protein: protein MPSARRLAVAALLLTLAAPALAADPAPPAKPAESKPAAAAAVKPGASDLARVLMPKKTWDDGLAALAKNVQAQMTMHPGGSKLQVPADLNKQIRTELDQALPYEALLDMHAQELSAAYTEPELKDLLAFYKTPVGQKSLTTMGTVSEKVSMRTQERIESKMPDIMKKVGSSVKAPAGKKAPAGHGAPAASSKPAAKPASPAK, encoded by the coding sequence ATGCCCTCTGCCCGCCGCCTCGCCGTCGCAGCCCTTCTCCTCACCCTCGCCGCCCCGGCGCTCGCGGCGGACCCCGCGCCCCCGGCGAAGCCCGCCGAGAGCAAGCCGGCCGCCGCCGCCGCGGTCAAGCCGGGCGCGAGCGATCTCGCGCGCGTGCTCATGCCGAAGAAGACCTGGGACGACGGGCTCGCCGCCCTCGCGAAGAACGTCCAGGCGCAGATGACGATGCACCCTGGTGGCTCGAAGCTCCAGGTCCCGGCCGATCTGAACAAGCAGATCCGCACCGAGCTCGACCAGGCGCTGCCCTACGAGGCGCTGCTCGACATGCACGCCCAGGAGCTCTCGGCCGCGTACACCGAGCCGGAGCTGAAGGACCTGCTCGCCTTCTACAAGACCCCGGTCGGCCAGAAGTCGCTCACGACGATGGGCACCGTCTCCGAGAAGGTCTCGATGCGGACGCAGGAGCGCATCGAGAGCAAGATGCCGGACATCATGAAGAAGGTCGGCAGCTCGGTGAAGGCGCCCGCGGGGAAGAAGGCGCCGGCGGGACACGGCGCGCCCGCGGCGAGCTCGAAGCCCGCGGCGAAGCCGGCCTCGCCGGCGAAGTAG
- a CDS encoding 3-phosphoglycerate dehydrogenase family protein, with translation MKILVADAFPTERLADFQALGLEVAHRPDVAVQELAAAARDAAILVVRSKQVQADVFDAAPGLSLVVRAGAGVNTIDVAAASRRGVYVANCPGQNSIAVAELAIGLVVALDRRIPDNVALLRAGKWDKKTFSEAQGLYGRTLGVAGVGSIGREVARRAQALGMRVVAWSRSLDDRQAKLLGVERAPDLAALARESDFLSLHLALSKETRGIVSREVLEALRPGAALVNTARAEIVDQAALLELARAGRLRVGTDVFAGEPEKGKAEFDSELAKLPNVYGTHHIGASTAQAQDAIARETVRIVEAFVKSGEVPSCVNVARKTPARARLVVRHLDKVGVLANVLGAIREAGINVEGVENTIFEHHQAASCTIDLDERPPAPLLEHLRTRVGDVLFVGSFDL, from the coding sequence GTGAAGATCCTCGTCGCCGACGCTTTCCCGACCGAGCGCCTCGCCGACTTCCAGGCGCTCGGGCTCGAGGTCGCGCATCGCCCCGACGTCGCCGTGCAGGAGCTCGCCGCGGCCGCCCGCGACGCGGCGATCCTCGTGGTCCGCTCGAAGCAGGTGCAGGCGGACGTCTTCGACGCCGCGCCCGGCCTCTCCCTCGTGGTCAGGGCCGGCGCCGGCGTGAACACCATCGACGTGGCGGCGGCGTCGCGGCGGGGCGTCTACGTCGCGAACTGCCCGGGCCAGAACTCCATCGCGGTGGCGGAGCTCGCCATCGGCCTCGTGGTGGCGCTCGACCGGCGCATCCCCGACAACGTCGCGCTCCTGCGCGCCGGCAAGTGGGACAAGAAGACGTTCTCCGAGGCGCAGGGGCTCTACGGGCGCACGCTGGGCGTCGCCGGCGTCGGGTCCATCGGCCGCGAGGTGGCGCGGCGCGCGCAGGCGCTCGGGATGCGCGTCGTGGCCTGGTCGCGCTCGCTCGACGACCGCCAGGCGAAGCTGCTCGGCGTGGAGCGGGCTCCCGACCTGGCCGCGCTGGCGCGCGAGTCCGACTTCCTCTCCCTGCACCTCGCGCTCTCGAAGGAGACGCGGGGCATCGTCTCGCGCGAGGTGCTCGAGGCGCTGAGGCCCGGCGCCGCCCTCGTGAACACGGCGCGCGCCGAGATCGTGGACCAGGCGGCGCTCCTCGAGCTCGCGCGGGCAGGCCGGCTCCGGGTCGGCACGGACGTGTTCGCCGGCGAGCCCGAGAAGGGCAAGGCGGAGTTCGACAGCGAGCTCGCGAAGCTGCCGAACGTGTACGGCACGCACCACATCGGCGCGTCGACCGCCCAGGCGCAGGACGCCATCGCCCGCGAGACCGTGCGGATCGTCGAGGCGTTCGTGAAGAGCGGCGAGGTGCCGAGCTGCGTGAACGTGGCGCGGAAGACGCCCGCGCGCGCCCGGCTGGTCGTGCGCCACCTCGACAAGGTCGGGGTCCTCGCCAACGTGCTCGGCGCGATCCGCGAGGCGGGCATCAACGTCGAGGGGGTCGAGAACACGATCTTCGAGCACCACCAGGCGGCGTCGTGCACCATCGACCTCGACGAGCGCCCGCCGGCGCCCCTCCTCGAGCACCTGCGGACTCGCGTGGGGGACGTGCTCTTCGTGGGCTCCTTCGACCTGTGA
- a CDS encoding isoprenylcysteine carboxylmethyltransferase family protein has protein sequence MSDLRLVALAALAGVAATFLGGVRRVFRRPEGPHRYRASLVSGLVLASEAAAIAAGPVPPARLAGALALLGASLGLFFWAARVNRERPLLLAFAAHVPEHLQTRGPYALVRHPFYASYLLAFAGGLVAAGNPWLLAPIALGALTYWRAATREERGFAASALAQAHQEYAARVGMFVPRLPLPRDRG, from the coding sequence ATGAGCGATCTGCGCCTCGTCGCGCTCGCCGCGCTCGCGGGGGTCGCCGCCACCTTCCTCGGCGGAGTGCGCCGCGTGTTCCGTCGCCCCGAAGGCCCCCACCGCTACCGGGCGTCGCTCGTCTCAGGCCTCGTCCTCGCCTCCGAGGCCGCCGCGATCGCGGCCGGTCCCGTCCCGCCCGCGCGGCTCGCCGGCGCGCTCGCGCTGCTCGGCGCCTCGCTCGGGCTCTTCTTCTGGGCGGCGCGGGTCAACCGAGAGCGGCCGCTCCTCCTCGCCTTCGCCGCGCACGTCCCCGAGCACCTCCAGACGCGCGGCCCCTACGCCCTGGTGCGCCACCCGTTCTACGCGAGCTACCTGCTCGCGTTCGCCGGGGGGCTCGTCGCCGCCGGGAACCCCTGGCTCCTCGCTCCCATCGCGCTCGGCGCGCTCACCTACTGGCGCGCCGCGACGCGGGAGGAGCGAGGCTTCGCCGCGAGCGCGCTGGCGCAGGCCCACCAGGAGTACGCGGCGCGGGTGGGCATGTTCGTGCCGCGCCTCCCGCTGCCGCGCGACCGCGGGTGA
- a CDS encoding HD domain-containing phosphohydrolase — MSEQPPSEGPRRRRRLDRRGLLTWLFPELRLDGTPWRAQWRGHEDRLIVLSGRIALATSIVGQVLHHFVVDVPLRLEPAGRWAAYRFGSSALYALLLLATLLPRLQRGALARLPLFVLAVVVSSLQALTVVWLPSVSYLYAFVFSVVGVLLLRQPVPSAIATLSFFAACQWAVAWRHTDIHPSRLVSVFTLAVGLVILFRARMTTDVRAFLTSRRERQTQQRLLETQVELDRVKTNFFTNVSHELRTPLTLILAPLETMISGERAVPADLRADLELMLRNAQRLLRQINTLLDLSRLDAKHEFLRLEELDAVELVGSLVESGRPLAAQRHVALAFAVEGRVPPFPVDRDKLEKIVLNLLSNAIRFTDGTEARPGAVTVRCSLRVDRFVCSVEDTGIGIPDDEIERVFDRFHQVQRPATRGRGGSGIGLALVRQLAEFHMGSVSVRSRVGEGSCFTVELPIDRAVYPPERLDRRQEQVSVPVERRRSRPGPAELHLAGARLPPRPVRITPTPSTRAAAAAKPLVLVVDDNREMLEFVAGQLADEFRVRLAERAEEALRMAALEAPALVVSDLMMPDRSGTDLLRDLRRDPRLRGVPVILVTAKADLQSKIENLQQGADDYLAKPFSVAELRARIRSLLERRKLAVELAEKNEYLAKLNFDLVLSKRQVFLETMEAFAVAVEAKDPYTHGHSRRVSLLSESVAHELGVSDADRETIRIAGILHDVGKIGTPEAVLVKPGKVTSAEYEIFKRHAQMGWRIVSAVKELDGVARAILHHHERFDGAGYPHGLAGQEIPALSRVLAVCDAYDAMTSDRPYRAGIEHRLALDELLRCSGTQFDPECVQAFLRLYEEAAPRFPEFPSALRELATSRDCLPGEGR; from the coding sequence GTGAGCGAGCAGCCTCCATCCGAAGGGCCACGACGGCGCCGCCGCCTCGATCGGAGGGGGCTGCTCACCTGGCTCTTCCCGGAGCTCCGGCTCGACGGCACGCCCTGGCGGGCGCAGTGGCGCGGACACGAGGACCGGCTCATCGTCCTCTCCGGCCGCATCGCGCTCGCGACCTCCATCGTCGGCCAGGTGCTGCACCACTTCGTCGTGGACGTCCCGCTGCGGCTGGAGCCCGCCGGCCGGTGGGCGGCGTACCGCTTCGGCAGCTCGGCGCTGTACGCGCTCCTCCTCCTCGCCACCCTCCTGCCCAGGCTGCAGCGCGGGGCGCTGGCGCGCCTCCCCCTCTTCGTCCTCGCGGTCGTGGTCAGCTCGCTGCAGGCGCTGACGGTCGTGTGGCTCCCGAGCGTCTCGTACCTCTACGCGTTCGTGTTCAGCGTGGTGGGCGTGCTCCTGCTGCGCCAGCCGGTGCCGAGCGCGATCGCGACGCTCTCGTTCTTCGCGGCCTGCCAGTGGGCGGTCGCGTGGCGCCACACCGACATCCACCCGTCGCGGCTGGTGAGCGTCTTCACCCTCGCGGTCGGGCTCGTCATCCTGTTCCGCGCGCGGATGACCACGGACGTGCGCGCGTTCCTCACGTCCCGGCGCGAGCGGCAGACGCAGCAGCGCCTCCTGGAGACGCAGGTCGAGCTCGATCGCGTGAAGACCAACTTCTTCACGAACGTCTCCCACGAGCTGCGGACGCCGCTGACGCTCATCCTCGCCCCGCTCGAGACGATGATCTCCGGCGAGCGGGCGGTCCCCGCCGACCTGCGCGCGGACCTCGAGCTCATGCTGCGCAACGCGCAGCGCCTGCTCCGCCAGATCAACACCCTGCTCGACCTCTCGCGCCTCGACGCGAAGCACGAGTTCCTGAGGCTGGAGGAGCTCGACGCCGTCGAGCTGGTGGGGTCGCTCGTGGAGAGCGGGAGGCCGCTCGCCGCGCAGCGCCACGTCGCCCTGGCCTTCGCCGTCGAGGGCCGCGTGCCGCCGTTCCCGGTGGACCGGGACAAGCTCGAGAAGATCGTCCTCAACCTCCTCTCGAACGCGATCCGCTTCACCGACGGGACCGAGGCCCGCCCCGGCGCCGTGACCGTGCGCTGCTCCCTGCGGGTGGACCGCTTCGTCTGCTCGGTCGAGGACACGGGCATCGGGATCCCCGACGACGAGATCGAGCGGGTGTTCGACCGCTTCCACCAGGTGCAGCGCCCCGCCACGCGCGGCCGCGGCGGCAGCGGCATCGGCCTCGCCCTCGTGCGGCAGCTGGCCGAGTTCCACATGGGCTCGGTGAGCGTCCGCAGCCGGGTCGGCGAGGGGTCCTGCTTCACGGTGGAGCTCCCCATCGATCGGGCGGTCTACCCGCCGGAGCGGCTCGACCGGCGGCAGGAGCAGGTCTCGGTCCCGGTGGAGCGGCGGCGCTCGCGGCCCGGCCCGGCCGAGCTGCACCTCGCGGGCGCCCGCCTCCCTCCGCGCCCGGTGCGGATCACCCCCACGCCGTCCACGCGCGCGGCGGCGGCGGCGAAGCCCCTCGTGCTCGTGGTGGACGACAACCGCGAGATGCTCGAGTTCGTCGCGGGGCAGCTCGCGGACGAGTTCCGCGTCCGGCTCGCCGAGCGCGCCGAGGAGGCGCTCCGGATGGCGGCGCTCGAGGCGCCGGCGCTGGTGGTGAGCGATCTCATGATGCCGGACCGCTCCGGGACGGACCTGCTGCGCGATCTGCGCCGCGACCCGCGGCTGCGCGGCGTCCCGGTGATCCTCGTCACCGCCAAGGCCGACCTGCAGAGCAAGATCGAGAACCTGCAGCAGGGCGCCGACGACTACCTCGCGAAGCCCTTCAGCGTGGCGGAGCTGCGCGCGCGCATCCGCTCGCTCCTGGAGCGGCGCAAGCTCGCCGTCGAGCTCGCCGAGAAGAACGAGTACCTCGCGAAGCTCAACTTCGATCTCGTCCTCTCCAAGCGGCAGGTGTTCCTGGAGACGATGGAGGCCTTCGCCGTCGCGGTCGAGGCGAAGGACCCGTACACGCACGGCCACTCGCGCCGCGTGTCGCTGCTCTCCGAGAGCGTCGCGCACGAGCTCGGCGTCTCCGACGCCGACCGCGAGACGATCCGGATCGCCGGCATCCTCCACGACGTCGGCAAGATCGGCACCCCCGAGGCGGTGCTGGTGAAGCCGGGCAAGGTCACCTCCGCGGAGTACGAGATCTTCAAGCGACACGCGCAGATGGGCTGGCGGATCGTGTCGGCGGTGAAGGAGCTCGACGGCGTCGCCCGGGCGATCCTCCACCACCACGAGCGCTTCGACGGCGCCGGCTATCCCCACGGGCTGGCCGGGCAGGAGATCCCGGCGCTGTCGCGGGTGCTCGCGGTGTGCGACGCCTACGACGCGATGACGAGCGACCGGCCGTACCGTGCCGGCATCGAGCACCGCCTCGCCCTCGACGAGCTCCTGCGCTGCAGCGGCACCCAGTTCGATCCCGAGTGCGTGCAGGCGTTCCTGCGGCTCTACGAGGAGGCCGCGCCCCGGTTCCCCGAGTTCCCCTCGGCCCTGCGCGAGCTCGCGACGTCCCGCGACTGCCTCCCGGGCGAGGGCCGCTGA
- a CDS encoding PEP/pyruvate-binding domain-containing protein produces the protein MTSVSSPGTGLAGLDAVLRGLREGDNVVWQIESVEDDYAPVVAPFVRAARAAGRRVVYHRFARHPALVAQGAGVELDALDPSMGFESFTAAIHASVERAGAGACHVFDCLSELAGDWCSDLMLGNFFRVTCPYLFQLDTIAYFAVLRDGHSLEAVHAIRSTTQLLVDVFRQGLTRYVHPLKVEGRHSPTMYLPHAWEGDLFRPLTESAVLAEALADASAGRLDPAARLDVWDRRFIEAREIQEAVRAGARPWSDERDAFRALVRMMLTRDDRLVELAERYLELNDLLAIRRRMIGTGLVGGKAAGMLVARAVLEVTEPAWRHRFEPHDSWYIGSDVFYTYLVQNGAWHARRGQRSRDSFLEGAAQARERLQAGAFPPFVLHQCVAMLDYYGQSPIIVRSSSLLEDGFGNAFTGKYESVFCPNQGAPEERLEALLAAVRTVYASAMSEAALRYRDDRGLLDRDEQMAILVQRVSGAVHGRFFYPQAAGVALSYNPYVWNHAIDPDAGVARLVFGMGTRAVDRSDDDYTRIIALNAPQLRPEHSLDEVTEYAQRRVDVLDLEANRFTSAPIDEVVAESPNLPIDLFATRRRGAGGGWVLTFEKLLWATPLVDELRQLLATLREGYRYPVDVEFTANFLAGGDFRLNLVQCRPLQVKEGGIVPPPPDGLPDEDLLAASRGPVVGQSTSARVDRVIFVDPDAYATLSTQDRHEVARVIGRATRADEAGRRVLLLGPGRWGTTTPSLGVPVSFAEIRRVAALGEVMRLGDVIPDVSLGSHFFNDLVESGMLYVAFYPTHPGHRLDEARLRAAPNQLSRLLPDDARLAQVVRVVDFPLPGDGRALWLHADCVRQEVMCYLRAARE, from the coding sequence ATGACCTCCGTTTCTTCGCCCGGCACCGGCCTCGCCGGCCTCGACGCCGTGCTCCGCGGCCTCCGCGAGGGCGACAACGTCGTCTGGCAGATCGAGTCGGTCGAGGACGACTACGCGCCCGTCGTGGCGCCGTTCGTCCGCGCCGCGCGCGCGGCCGGGCGGCGCGTCGTGTACCACCGCTTCGCCCGTCACCCGGCGCTGGTCGCCCAGGGCGCAGGGGTCGAGCTGGACGCGCTCGACCCGTCGATGGGCTTCGAGAGCTTCACCGCCGCGATCCACGCCTCCGTGGAGCGCGCCGGCGCCGGCGCCTGCCACGTCTTCGACTGCCTCTCCGAGCTCGCGGGCGACTGGTGCAGCGACCTGATGCTCGGGAACTTCTTCCGGGTCACCTGCCCGTACCTGTTCCAGCTCGACACCATCGCCTACTTCGCGGTGCTCCGCGACGGCCACTCCCTCGAGGCGGTGCACGCCATCCGGAGCACGACCCAGCTCCTCGTGGACGTCTTCCGCCAGGGGCTCACGCGGTACGTCCACCCCCTCAAGGTCGAGGGGCGCCACTCGCCCACCATGTACCTCCCGCACGCGTGGGAGGGCGACCTGTTCCGGCCGCTCACCGAGAGCGCGGTGCTCGCGGAGGCGCTCGCCGACGCCTCGGCGGGCCGGCTCGATCCCGCCGCGCGGCTCGACGTGTGGGACCGCCGCTTCATCGAGGCGCGCGAGATCCAGGAGGCGGTGCGCGCCGGCGCCCGTCCGTGGAGCGACGAGCGAGACGCCTTCCGCGCGCTCGTGCGGATGATGCTCACGCGAGACGACCGGCTCGTCGAGCTCGCGGAGCGCTACCTCGAGCTCAACGACCTGCTCGCCATCCGGCGCCGCATGATCGGGACCGGGCTCGTGGGCGGGAAGGCGGCGGGCATGCTGGTCGCCCGGGCGGTGCTCGAGGTGACGGAGCCCGCCTGGCGGCACCGCTTCGAGCCGCACGACTCCTGGTACATCGGCTCCGACGTCTTCTACACGTACCTCGTGCAGAACGGCGCCTGGCACGCCCGCCGCGGGCAGCGGAGCCGCGACTCCTTCCTCGAGGGCGCGGCGCAGGCCCGCGAGCGGCTCCAGGCGGGCGCCTTCCCGCCCTTCGTCCTGCACCAGTGCGTCGCGATGCTCGACTACTACGGGCAGTCGCCGATCATCGTGCGGTCGAGCAGCCTGCTCGAGGACGGGTTCGGCAACGCCTTCACCGGCAAGTACGAGAGCGTCTTCTGCCCGAACCAGGGCGCGCCCGAGGAGCGGCTCGAGGCCCTCCTCGCCGCGGTGCGGACCGTCTACGCGAGCGCCATGAGCGAGGCGGCGCTGCGCTACCGCGACGATCGCGGGCTGCTCGATCGCGACGAGCAGATGGCGATCCTCGTGCAGCGCGTCTCCGGCGCGGTGCACGGGCGCTTCTTCTACCCGCAGGCGGCGGGCGTCGCGCTCTCCTACAACCCGTACGTCTGGAACCACGCCATCGACCCGGACGCCGGGGTGGCCCGGCTCGTGTTCGGCATGGGCACGCGGGCGGTGGACCGCTCGGACGACGACTACACGAGGATCATCGCGCTCAACGCGCCGCAGCTCCGGCCCGAGCACAGCCTGGACGAGGTCACCGAGTACGCGCAGCGCCGGGTGGACGTGCTGGACCTCGAGGCGAACCGCTTCACCTCGGCGCCCATCGACGAGGTCGTGGCCGAGAGCCCGAACCTGCCCATCGACCTGTTCGCCACGCGGCGCCGCGGGGCGGGCGGCGGCTGGGTCCTCACCTTCGAGAAGCTGCTCTGGGCCACGCCGCTCGTGGACGAGCTGCGCCAGCTCCTCGCGACGCTGCGCGAGGGCTACCGCTACCCGGTGGACGTCGAGTTCACCGCGAACTTCCTGGCCGGCGGGGACTTCCGGTTGAACCTCGTCCAGTGCCGCCCGCTCCAGGTGAAGGAGGGCGGGATCGTCCCGCCGCCGCCGGACGGGTTGCCCGACGAGGACCTCCTGGCGGCGAGCCGGGGACCCGTCGTGGGCCAGAGCACGAGCGCGCGCGTGGACCGGGTGATCTTCGTGGACCCCGACGCGTACGCCACGCTCTCCACCCAGGACCGCCACGAGGTGGCGCGCGTGATCGGGCGCGCGACGCGGGCGGACGAGGCGGGGCGGCGGGTGCTCCTGCTCGGCCCGGGCCGCTGGGGGACGACCACCCCTTCACTGGGAGTTCCGGTTTCGTTCGCGGAGATCCGCCGCGTGGCGGCCCTGGGAGAGGTGATGCGGCTCGGCGACGTCATCCCCGACGTCTCGCTCGGCTCGCACTTCTTCAACGATCTCGTGGAGTCGGGGATGCTGTACGTCGCATTCTATCCCACCCACCCCGGCCATCGGCTCGACGAGGCGCGCCTGCGGGCGGCGCCGAACCAGCTCTCGCGCCTGCTGCCCGACGACGCGCGCCTCGCGCAGGTCGTGCGCGTGGTGGACTTCCCGCTCCCGGGCGACGGGCGCGCGCTGTGGCTGCACGCGGACTGCGTTCGACAGGAGGTGATGTGCTACCTCCGCGCCGCCCGGGAATGA
- a CDS encoding GNAT family N-acetyltransferase has translation MRSLNTPLYHPPRSAPELPRGRFDGLEGATARVHPLAARDPVHGAISPADVRPGDPISAQVRVAGRAGELAAQVWRLSPLGVELVRSPALGTVAPGDELDVTLRVGASTTTFAALRVAALRSDRGREILAVRWSEPADPEPSPEEKRGASRFPCEREWLPTGVAASAVRYDDRIHFRIVDISRDGMQLVTSLRNKFLIPGVEFSGTCTFPTMGQAEVRFQVVHARVAQHGAKRSLALGVTWSVEEPGARELVGQYLLQFGPGASVQQLRETGFHVRSSSRAMDFGAVRSEEEYREVLALRRLAYVHAGKAGPEATDEQMADALDARSRILVAKYRGRIVATVRLLFPPTPDSPLKHQDYVTLPPGTPPHDEIVELSKFCTHPEFRGSDLFYTLVKHCALTTLQSGRRYAVMSCTDELVKAYGRVGFRPLGASYVHPTMRLEHHLMMAEVARVVSGKHVNPVVWNLMGGWELWSFSRLCGVAPESRLLEARVAVWRLFGPLARAAAAFHVRRKGARGWRR, from the coding sequence ATGCGATCGCTGAACACCCCGCTCTACCACCCCCCTCGCTCGGCGCCGGAGCTGCCGAGAGGCCGGTTCGACGGACTCGAGGGCGCGACGGCGCGTGTGCACCCGCTCGCCGCGCGCGATCCGGTCCACGGCGCCATCTCGCCGGCTGACGTCCGGCCGGGTGACCCGATCTCGGCGCAGGTCCGCGTGGCGGGCCGGGCAGGCGAGCTGGCCGCGCAGGTCTGGCGGCTGTCTCCGCTCGGCGTGGAGCTGGTGCGCAGCCCTGCCCTCGGGACGGTCGCCCCCGGCGACGAATTGGACGTGACGCTGCGGGTGGGCGCGAGCACCACCACGTTCGCCGCGCTCCGCGTGGCCGCGCTCCGCTCCGACCGCGGGCGGGAGATCCTGGCCGTGCGCTGGTCGGAGCCGGCGGACCCGGAGCCCTCGCCCGAAGAGAAGCGCGGGGCCTCCCGGTTTCCCTGCGAGCGCGAGTGGCTCCCCACGGGCGTGGCGGCGAGCGCGGTCCGCTACGACGACCGCATCCACTTCCGGATCGTCGACATCTCGCGGGACGGGATGCAGCTCGTCACCAGCCTGCGGAACAAGTTCCTCATCCCCGGGGTCGAGTTCAGCGGCACCTGCACCTTCCCGACCATGGGCCAGGCCGAGGTCCGCTTCCAGGTGGTCCACGCGCGGGTCGCGCAGCACGGCGCGAAGCGCAGCCTGGCGCTGGGAGTGACCTGGTCCGTCGAGGAGCCCGGGGCGCGCGAGCTCGTCGGGCAGTACCTGCTGCAGTTCGGCCCGGGCGCGAGCGTGCAGCAGCTGCGCGAGACCGGGTTCCACGTCCGCTCCTCCAGCCGCGCCATGGACTTCGGCGCCGTCCGCAGCGAGGAGGAGTACCGGGAGGTGCTCGCGCTTCGCCGCCTCGCGTACGTGCACGCGGGCAAGGCGGGGCCGGAGGCCACCGACGAGCAGATGGCGGACGCCCTCGACGCGCGCTCGCGCATCCTCGTCGCGAAGTACCGTGGCCGCATCGTCGCGACGGTCCGGCTCCTGTTCCCGCCCACGCCGGACTCGCCGCTCAAGCACCAGGACTACGTCACGCTGCCGCCCGGGACCCCGCCCCACGACGAGATCGTCGAGCTCTCCAAGTTCTGCACGCACCCCGAGTTCCGCGGCAGCGATCTCTTCTACACGCTCGTGAAGCACTGCGCGCTCACCACGCTGCAGTCGGGGCGGCGGTACGCGGTGATGAGCTGCACGGACGAGCTCGTGAAGGCGTACGGCCGGGTCGGCTTCCGTCCCCTCGGCGCGTCCTACGTCCACCCGACCATGAGGCTCGAGCACCACCTCATGATGGCCGAGGTCGCGCGGGTGGTGTCGGGCAAGCACGTGAACCCCGTGGTCTGGAACCTGATGGGCGGCTGGGAGCTCTGGTCGTTCTCGCGCCTCTGCGGCGTGGCGCCGGAGAGCAGGCTGCTCGAGGCGCGCGTCGCGGTGTGGCGGCTCTTCGGCCCGCTCGCCCGCGCCGCCGCGGCCTTCCACGTGCGCCGCAAGGGCGCGCGGGGGTGGCGCCGATGA